In the Balaenoptera musculus isolate JJ_BM4_2016_0621 chromosome 2, mBalMus1.pri.v3, whole genome shotgun sequence genome, ATTTCCTGTCCCTGGAGTCAGGGAAACTGAtgaaatatacccagaagtaTTTTAGAATAGCCATGGGCCATGGCCTGCTATGTGCCttctgtttctctgcttttttaaTTGTTGTGTCTGTCACAGTTAATTGATCGTAGTCTCATCATTGTATGTTGGGTGTGCGGAGAGTAGAGCAGATGATGTCTTTTTGATCCATATGAGGAAGACCTGCACGCAAGGAACCACATATAGATATCCAGAGCTGGTGGAGAAGAAAAGATCCTGGACTTCTAGCCAAATGCTATAATTGGTTGAGAATTTGGGAGTCTTGAAATTTAATTGTCATATTTTCCATGTAGGAGGAATGTAAATAATTGTATCCAGAGAGTGAACAGAGATAGACTGGAAATCACAACCAGAATATTTTACATCTCGTTCAAATAAGAAATGGATATTTCCCCAACCTCGTGAATCTTGCTTGGCTGGCCTTGCAAATTGCTTTGAGCAATAAAATCTGGTTACAGGGTTGTGTGAGTTCCAGAGGCCTGTGTGAGTTAACAGGGctgcagttttcatttcactgTGCTGGGATGCAGTTCCTATGTAAAGAAGCTCAGGCTAAACTACTGAATGGCGAGACACCATGTAGAAAGAGGGAGCCCCAGCCGCACCCGGGCCATTTCGACTACTAAAGCAGAGGCACCAGATATGTTAGGAGGCTATCCTGGAGGTCCCAGCACCAGCTGAGCTCCCAGATAAATGCAACTGCTTCAGTCTCTCCTGTGGACTGTGGGGTGGAGTGTACTGCATCTTTTCATTGTCAACATGGTTAAGTAAGAACTACATTTCCTATAATTCCCTTCCTTGCATAGTTCCTGGTTAGTATCCTGTAAAAGGAAATTTGGGATTTGAGAGACAGCATAAAGCAACATGAAAATGAGATGCCATGTTACACACGCTAGCAgggctaaaatttaaaagctaataatatcaagtgctggagaggatgtagagagcATCTGAAATTCTCACACATTATTGGTGGGAAGGCAAAATGGTataacaactttggaaaacaagttatcagattcttttaaagttaaaaataacacttAACATACTACCCAGCTATTCTACTAATAGATATTTGCCAAGAGGAAAGATATTTACTCAAGTCCCGTCAAAAGTGTGTACATAgtttttcatagcagctttattcataggaGTAAAGAACtgtaaacaatttaaatgtccatcaactggtacGTGGGTAAACAAATTGTGAACTATTCCTaccatggaacactactcagcaataaaagggcATGAACTACCATTACacacaacaacctggatgaatttcaaaagcaacatgctgagtgaaagaagacaaatCAAAAGACTAAATACTGTAGattaaatttatgaaattttagAAGGGCTAAACTAGAGAGTGAGAGAACAAATCATTCATTTCTTGGGACAGGAGGTGGGAGGAGTGTATTGATTGCAAAAGggcaaaagggaattttttttggGGGAAGATGTagatattctatatcttgattgtggaaGTGCTTACATGGctgtatacattttttaacaCTCACTGAACTCATTCGTTTAAAATAggctaattttattgtatgtaaattatgcctaaataaagctaattttttaaaaacaaaaaaattttattttattcctgacACCACTACCCTCTTATATCCCTCTCCTTAGAGGTTTCtttaaagatatatatgtgtgtatatatttaaatatatatacatttaaatgtcCCTCCATGGGGTcgtatcatttcatttttatactgaTATTACTTCACCACATCGTTTATAGTAGATTTTAAAGCTATTAGATTTTGTTATCTGAGATAAATGATTTTACCATATGATAGTTGATAAACAGTATATAAAGTAATTTAACAATTTTCTTATCAgaatttgagcatcttttatatagctagtatttttttgcacatcttttcccatttctctgcagGGTTActggtctttttattctcttagtaGCTCTCTATGTATTGATATATCATTGCTTTGTCCCAAAAAGTTGcagatttttttctaggtattcaTTTGTCAGCTATGCTTTTGTGTTTCTGTCATGAACACTTATGTAAtcaaaattttcaattttcccTTATTACTTATGGATTTTGAGTTATAGTTGGGAATGATTTCCTCTCCTAGATCTATAAAGAAATTCAATTTTTACATCTAAATATCTGTCCAATTTTGAATAGTTACAGGTAAGGTATGAGGAATTAATGCAATTCTTTTTCCAGTTGGCTATCCAATTATCTCAAAATCACTTGTTAAAAAGCACTTATTGCCCCCCACTCATTTTAGAAACTTCATTTATGATATACTTTATTTCCATGTTCAATTAAGTCTTtctaggttttttaaattttgtttctttcaattgtttgtatattaattcattaatataaaattgttttatttatggcaTCTTTATAGAATGTTTCCATGTACTCTAGAACTAATCCTCCCCCATcgctctactttttaaaatgtttccctgCCTCTTCTTGCATGTTTGCACGTcatttttccaaaagaattttGTAATCAGTTTATTTAGATCAAAGAGGACTGGTGTTAATTTGTATctggattgcattaaatttgtgaATTAACTTaaggagaactgacatctttattatgttgtgtCTTCTAATTCAAGAACGTGGTATATGTTTCCATTTGTTCAAGTCTACATTTGTGTCTTGTAGGAGGGCTTTATACTTTTCCTCACATAGGTTTTGGACACTTCCTTTAAATGTATGAATTTTTCTGGTCCcaaaaagggaaacaaaggcCTTATTCTCATTTATTATTCGAGGAACTGAGAGATAACATTTGCAGACCCCAAGTCAAATAATAGATCCTACTTGTCTTATCTTTGCTGTGGTCCAAGATGAAGGTTATCCCTTACAACATCCCCATCCCATCATATTCATTCCATGTACATAAAGCACTTAAGAATAATCATGACATTTTATGATCCATCTTTAACTCTGTCCAAACCAACTTAAATGTTCTAATAACTCCCATTGGAATTTGAATATTTGTTTATTCCCCAAGGAGCAGCTTGTCTTTTTCATGCCATGTAATTTATTGAACCAATTCATATCAATACAGACATTATAAATACAAAGGTCTCAAAGACTGTGAGCCTCCTTTACCCAGAAATTAGGTAGGGGATTGATCTGAGGTCGCTCTGGAGCAGTTGTCGCTGCTTTCAGGGACTGGTTGAGTACTGGAATATTAATATGTCTGTGGAAAGGATCCTAAAATCATCTAGATCAACCAATTCATATTATATATGAAGAATCAGAGGTACCAGTTGATGCGGTGAATTATTCAATCTCACATCTAGGACAGGATTTGAATCCACATTTTCTGAATCCCAGGTCACTACTATTTTTGCTACACCAATTTAAGTGAGAGCTGTGCTGGAGACACCCATTTTAATAGCAGGTACGTGGGTACAAAAACAAATCTAGTTTCTGAAATGGGGAAAGTCAGAAGAAGAGTGTGTAGTTAAAGAAAGGGCACCATGTGTAAACTGGCCTAGTCTTGGGACAATTTATTTAGAGTATATACTTACAGCAgagttttgagaaagaaaagcttgGTTTAGTGACAAGATGAAAGGGCTTTGACATGAATTTTAGGTACACATGATTTCAACTGTCTTTCAGTGTACTTTGTAAAGTCCTTTCAGATCTCAGTGAGAGTTTCCCTAAGCAGTCTAGTTTTAATGTTTACAGCATGTTACATTACATAACCTCTCCTAGGTTCTCCATTATCATCCTCTGTCTCTGCGTGAACCTGTCTCCTATATCTTCCAAGTGAACTCTAGAAACAGGAAGTTTTCTGCTTCAAACTGCTTTGGTGAAAGTCTATCAAATCCAGCAGTTAAAAAATATCTGACTTCAGGCAGCATCATATTTAAGAgtctttctatttaaaatatacttggaAATGTATGAAACCTTCAGGCTTTAACCAGCCTTTGAAGTATATGGCATTGGTGGCATAGAACAGGGTCATTCATGTCTGCATAACTGAAATGGAGAACTAAGAATGAGAggctctttcatttttattctgaacAATGGccattagaaaaatgaaacagattatGTTTCTCTGTACCCATTTCCCTCACATTGTGTTCCTTTATCCCACCCACTGCAAGAAACCAGTGCCCACCTTCCTTTGCACCATTGTGTTCCCACTAATAATCAATCATAATTCTCAAACATTGTTCACTCCAGTCTTTCCCTATCATCATGATGTTTTGAAAAAGGTTATCATTCCCTTCGCCTTCAAAGTTTGGCAGCtacctgtgaattttttttaagtttttcacaaACTAAGGAGTAAATATTCAAAtagctgaatttttatttctttcaagtaGATTTGCATCTTACTTGTAAGCAAATTGTGAAGTCATAAGAATTAATCTTGAATTGAATTAAGGTATCTGGAAAGGCCATGGGAGAAATATTTGAGCAATGTGAGCAGAAGAGTGATACAACAGGGAACAGTCTGATGGTGGGCAACCACTATATTATTTCAGGCAGAAAAATCTCACTTTGTGTTTGATCACTGTATTTTTCCTAGTTCTCCATCTGGAAATGCCAGAGTTCTTCCAGAAATCAGAGTGAATGGCCTGGAATAATCAGTCAGTCACAACTGAATTTATACTACAGGGTCTCTCCAGTTCTTGGAAACTCCAGATCTtctatttcctgtttttctccatagtCTATGCAGCCACTGTACTGGGGAACCTCCTCATTGTGCTCACCATCGTATCAGAGCCACGCCTGCACTCCCCCATGTACTTTCTGCTGGGCAATCTCTCCTTCACTGACATGTCTCTGGCCTCATTTGCTACCCCCAAAATGATTGCAGATTTCCTCAGTGAGCACAAAGCCATCTCTTTTGAAGGCTGCATCACCCAGATATTCTTCCTGCATCTCTTAGGGGGTGCTGAGATTGTGCTGCTGATATCCATGTCTTTTGATAGGTACGTGGCTATTTGTAAGCCTCTACGTAACTTAACCATTATGAACTGGAGAATGTGTGTTGGGCTTGTGACACTTTCCTGGATTGTGGGCATTTTCCATGCTATGAGTCAATTAGCCTTTACTCTGAATCTGCCCTTCTGTGGACCCAATGAAGTGGACAGTTTCTTTTGTGATCTCCCCCTGGTGATTAAACTTGCCTGCATAGACACATACATTCTGGGAGTTTTCATGATCTTAACCAGTGGTATATGATTGCTCTAGTGTGCTTCATTCTCTTGGTGATCTCCTACACTGTCATCCTGGTCACTGTTTGGCAACGTTCCTCTGGTGGGTCCTCCAAAGCCCTCTCCACTTGCAGTGCCCACTTCACTGTTGTGACCTTTTTCTTTGGCCCGTGCATTTTCATCTATGTGTGGCCTTTCACAAATTTCCCAATAGACAAAGTGCTCTCAGTATTTTATACCATTTTCACTCCCCTCTTGAATCCAGTAATGTATACCCTTAGAAATAAAGATGTCAAAGATTCCATGAGAAAACTTAGCAGCCATGTCTTTTCCCCCTCACTTCATTGGTCAACATAGTCATGCTATGGCAAGAAATCATTTAGTTCATGGCAGAACTATTTTCATAATCAGTCTCAGCAGTCACTGAGTTTTGGTTGTATTAAGAGTTCCTCACACAACATAATATTTACTACGGAACGTTATCAAACCGATATCCAAAACTTTACCTCACAAGGACTCACTTTTTAGAATATTCAACTCTTGTCAGATGTAGGTATTTGTTTGAGTATTGAGTAAGACATTCGCACGTTTTAAGAAAGAGCAGATTTCCTTCCAGTCTCTTATCGTTGTCTCTAAGAAAAGGGGCAAGTGTGAAAGTACCAACACCTGTACACTAAAGTAACAGTGGAATTTTTTATTGCTGACAAAGGTGctgatgaataaattattttagttcAAAGGTCAGAAAAAGATCGAGGTTTCTTGGTAagtgaaaatatttgctatttaatattttgtaaccTATATTTGATAAGAATAAgaatgtactttatttatttcgGTTCCTAAGTTCCCTAGAGTGGATTTCACAATTTTAAACCAGTACAGTAAACACTAAGAAAATTCTTATAGTCttatatacatatagaaagaTTCTAGAATCATATACACCAAATCCCATCCACATTCCCGatctacagaagaggaaactaagatccAAGGACACAGTAACTTTTTCAAGGTCGTGCTTTTTCAAGGCAGAATTTAGACCATTCACCTACAAACTGTTTATTTTCTAAGCAGTCAGTTATTTTGGTGCCATGATGTTTACTGTATCATTTCTGTAATCAAAAGCCATATTGTAAATAGTAAGGTCCTAAAAGATCTGGGCCATTTTCCCCCTGGCTAAACACAGTATTTGACTTAAGGAATCCATGAAACAGTGGTCCTTCAACATAGTTGATATAGCTAATAACTGGAGGCTGAGAACATAGTAATCATGTAGCAATATCTATACTTATTTCACTGATGATGAAATTGAGAATCGGGAAATAAAGTGACTTTCCCAATTTTACACACCTGTAAGATGATAGAGTCCTGCCAAGAGGgtgcctcttctctctctctctccccctctctcaaCTGGACAACGGCTAAATTATCTTCGAGAGCATTTTGGTCATTGTCATTCTGAGAGTTATACATAGGAGAAATGTTTAATGCATAAAAGTAAATCCTTGTAACCATTAATAATTATCCAATTATTCAATTATCCAGTTGCCTGGCATTGTCAAAATTTGCATAATATTGTATGTAATATTGTACAGCTTGGGTTTCAATGAGGACAGATGTATATATCAATGactgatagataaatagattgtAAAGAGTTGAATGTAAAGGTAAATCAATTATTAGGTGAATCAATGGGCAAAAAAATGGATCTGCatgaatgggtgggtggatagagatagatagagatagatagatgatagatagatagatagagatagagactTACAATCATGAAGAAATGAATATACAGTTTAATATATTGCCTCAAGTTTCTATGTCTGTATGTTCAATCTGTACAACTGTAAATTGTAACTGTGTTccttgtttaaaattttgaaaagttattGAACTTGAGAGAATTGAAAAGGTATAATCTTATGTACATTTCTTGTGATGAAGTATAGTCAATTCAATTTATGAATAGGTTTAATGTCACTGGGGAGATCTACTAATGAATTATGTtagtgaaaatataattttaaaagccctTTGAATATTCTCTATGAATATTATAAATCTGTCCTCCCACCTTCTCAATGCTGTTAGTTAGACCAGGTCTGCAAGTTGGATATTCATATTTCATTCTGATCAATAGCATACAGTTGGCTGATCACAATAAGGAATGCTGAATAATTTCTTGTCTATCTCAGGCTACgaattttgttttccaatttaGCATCTTAACATGCACACTGCTAGAATTACAGCCAAATAAATGTCATAGTTTCCATTATATGAAAATTTGCATGTGCTCTAGAATAATTACATCTAGAAATTACATTTCTACCTTaacctgttttcatttgtctaaCTGCCTGTGAAGCAAGAAGGAAGAGTTTATGATTTGGTTAAAAACGAACAGTATTTCAAGTGAAAAATGTGGTTTCAAACCTAGCACCAACATGACATTTCTTCATAAACTTCACATTACTTAActtcagatattaaatatttggcTTAGTTTGTTTGTGTCAAAGCATGTTGAAACCTTAAAAGTCTGAGATAAATGTAAGAAACTATTaatgccatttctttctttgcaaGGCAGGAGCTTGTGTTTTTCTCATGGTACTCACAAACTGTCAGAATCCACAATGACTGATTGTTTCTAAAACTCTTTTCATATACCTCAGTCAATTCAAGGAGATGCAGCCTATCAGTAAACAGTTATTCACAGAAATCTCAAAGCATTAGGCAATCTAATCTAGCTTTTCcatgcccctccccactttttagcaaaggaaaactgaaaagcGTTTTGTTTTCCTGCCGTACATCTTAATAAGCCACAGTCTTAGAGACATCCTAAAACTGAATATCAAGTTTTATGTTTGACAGATAGTGGTTAGACCTATGCAATTATTCTTCAAATACATACTACTTAAAAATGAGGTCCATTTTAGGTAGAAGTCTACACGggtgggaaggaaaaaggaaatgatgTTTTTAGAATCCATTCTGTCCACTTTCCACAAAACAGTTGCAACAAacaattaatttacttttattatcctCATGTTAGAGATTAAAAAGGGatagagaggtaaagtgactctCCCAGGTTAGTACAACTAGGAAATGACAGATTCAAGAGTTAATTCTAAGTTCCATGTATGCTTAGAGCAATGATCTTTGCTCCTTATAGTGATTCAGCCTTGAACTAGTTTTATGAATTCTCTGGACTTTAGGTTCTTCAACTGTTAGGGAAATTGATTGACCAGCTGATTTTCAAAGACTTTCTtgtaataaaaatcatatttaacatAATCATTAATACACCAAATTAGGGAGAATTGTgcaatatatttcttaaattattatcATCTTTTCTTCCCACATGCTACATTATATTGTATA is a window encoding:
- the LOC118889864 gene encoding LOW QUALITY PROTEIN: olfactory receptor 4K3-like (The sequence of the model RefSeq protein was modified relative to this genomic sequence to represent the inferred CDS: deleted 2 bases in 1 codon), translating into MAWNNQSVTTEFILQGLSSSWKLQIFYFLFFSIVYAATVLGNLLIVLTIVSEPRLHSPMYFLLGNLSFTDMSLASFATPKMIADFLSEHKAISFEGCITQIFFLHLLGGAEIVLLISMSFDRYVAICKPLRNLTIMNWRMCVGLVTLSWIVGIFHAMSQLAFTLNLPFCGPNEVDSFFCDLPLVIKLACIDTYILGVFMILTSGMIALVCFILLVISYTVILVTVWQRSSGGSSKALSTCSAHFTVVTFFFGPCIFIYVWPFTNFPIDKVLSVFYTIFTPLLNPVMYTLRNKDVKDSMRKLSSHVFSPSLHWST